One stretch of Scophthalmus maximus strain ysfricsl-2021 chromosome 12, ASM2237912v1, whole genome shotgun sequence DNA includes these proteins:
- the LOC118283519 gene encoding SH3 domain-containing protein 19 isoform X5, whose amino-acid sequence MAEARSEEDEENLRDAREQVVRRQPSSSAGRPDRRKPEHRHSHGPLSSIRAAIKRTSTRSTSLSETSRERDRERERDRERERRRPEITILSAEPLASTSWFPGASGGFPPPPPPAAQIWGPTIPPSVQPPPSYEEVIREKTQEQVLLPPPPPPPPSSSSSSSSSSSSSRRISTTTIATQTDPGSTPDPLDLQVTGPVRPPRPPLPYPPVSLHTDDITASQSTLTPLYSVGLETNTEPEADAHTCAHAQCCDLLTELCSPFTAADSAAPPTTASSHARLERPRPRPRSKLGIRPIGRSEVKVQTLVKLREDGLATLAARTAADTAANNQEVSQGKYLQELLEAFSADDWGFPDRHSDSSGHSQSESGSEVEEEDMATLKARIQAFEQQQQVADGSCGDGDNRDFVVTKRPEPRPRPRLQGQPAKSTPPVVAPKPKNFSQAPKPSSKGFWEDVGEDTSPSEDQKPEPEPPALKPSPAVEPHPLKTPDKPAVAPKPQSAAETAPPSVSVPVPAPRPPPPNVTRSLSDAPNPKPPPRPPVAPRAGTGAAPPEKSTAAGRTTLTLPPRTSVEVGSGAQDAENQTADVNADSDPSDALVVVPVKVGSVRPGIPTKPAALTSSRRASAPNLAPKPTGASSTHLDPNPLASKPANPKPPGPIASGAPVPVKPPVPAPAPALRRSPVNQNPSDPPLPPRPSSAKLLPLRPPPIKSSPGRPPPPSVHSTSSANQAPPPPQPPPPSGATPPLSESSAGQTTPPPPPTTPPAMANQLQAQRISKRGPPLPPRPKPGHPLFNSYAKQEVLIVLDDALPSIRKSPTTVAPLISQSLCLLDSDTQPKPVPDDLESPFKPALEDLDPSESQSILPAQPPEQKLQPEPPPVSGPRCTALFDYEGEEEDELTFCQGDVIALLELVGQEWGRGQIHGRVGIFPLSFTKVAEPLPSAGEATKAAPTDAMIDGTGPKTSQDSETEEWAVALFDFPGQTAEDLSFHKGALIRVTEHVDGEWRRGKLEGREGIYPAAFTQPHQDQPIPEQQSTGKGVAKAVFNFASESEDELTLKIS is encoded by the exons ATGGCCGAGGCCCGGtccgaggaggacgaggagaaccTGCGGGACGCCCGGGAGCAGGTGGTCCGACGGCAGCCGAGCAGCTCCGCAG GTCGTCCTGACAGACGTAAGCCTGAGCATCGTCACAG ccACGGTCCTCTCTCGTCCATCAGAGCGGCCATCAAGAGAA cctccACCAGGTCGACTTCGCTCTCGGAAACGTCCAGAGAGCGAGACAGGGAgcgagagcgagacagagagcgagaaagGAG GCGCCCGGAGATCACCATCCTGTCCGCAGAGCCGCTGGCCTCCACCTCCTGGTTCCCGGGGGCCTCTGGAGGGTTCCCGCCGCCCCCTCCGCCTGCCGCACAGATCTGGGGCCCCACCATCCCTCCGTCCGTACAG ccGCCTCCGTCCTACGAGGAGGTGATCAGGGAGAAGACACAGGAGCAGGTTCTCCtgccgccacctcctcctcctcctccttcctcctcctcctcctcctcgtcttcctcgtcctcgtcgcgTCGGATTTCCACGACAACCATCGCCACGCAGACTGACCCCGGATCAACTCCGGATCCCCTCGACCTGCAGG tgacgggACCAGTGAGACCGCCGCGACCGCCTCTCCCCTACCCTCCCGTGTCGTTgcacactgatgacatcaccgcCAGCCAATCAACACTCACCCCCCTGTACAGTGTCGGCCTGGAAACGAACACGGAGCCCGAGGCGGACGCACACAcctgcgcacacgcacagtgtTGTGACCTTCTCACTGAACTCTGTTCACCTTTTACCGCCGCGGACTCGGCCGCTCCACCTACAACTGCTTCTTCCCACGCGCGGTTGGAGCGTCCGAGACCACGCCCTCGTTCCAAGCTCGGCATCCGGCCAATCGGCCGCAgcgaggtcaaagttcagacTTTGGTGAAGCTGCGCGAAGACGGTTTGGCCACGCTCGCCGCCCGCACGGCAGCCGACACCGCCGCCAACAACCAGGAAGTGAGTCAGGGCAAGTACCTGCAGGAGCTGCTTGAGGCTTTCAGCGCCGACGACTGGGGCTTCCCTGATCGCCACAGCGACAGCAGCGGgcacagccaatcagagagcggGAGCGAGGTCGAGGAAGAGGACATGGCGACGCTGAAAGCAAGGATACAAGCCttcgagcagcagcagcaagtggCTGATGGGAGCTGTGGCGACGGTGACAACAGAGACTTTGTCGTCACAAAGAGACCTGAACCCAGGCCCCGCCCCCGTCTCCAGGGGCAACCAGCAAAATCTACCCCTCCCGTTGTCGCCCCGAAGCCCAAAAACTTCTCACAGGCCCCCAAACCGTCCAGCAAGGGATTCTGGGAAGACGTTGGCGAAGACACATCCCCGTCTGAGGACCagaaacctgaaccagaacctccTGCCCTGAAACCCTCCCCGGCTGTGGAACCCCACCCCCTCAAAACCCCCGACAAACCCGCAGTCGCACCCAAACCCCAGTCCGCCGCAGAGACAGCCCCCCCCAGCGTCTCCGTCCCCGTCCCCGCCCCCAGGCCCCCTCCGCCAAACGTCACCCGCTCCCTGAGCGACGCTCCCAACCCCAAACCCCCGCCCAGACCTCCGGTGGCCCCCCGGGCCGGCACGGGAGCAGCACCCCCAGAGAAGAGCACCGCGGCCGGGCGCACCACCCTGACTCTTCCCCCGAGAACCTCGGTGGAGGTCGGCAGCGGAGCCCAGGACGCCGAGAACCAGACGG CAGACGTGAACGCGGATTCTGATCCATCTGACGCTCTGGTTGTTGTTCCAGTGAAAGTAGGAAGTGTTCGTCCGGGCATCCCGACCAAACCGGCAGCGCTGACCTCATCGCGCAGAGCCAGCG CACCAAACCTGGCACCCAAACCTACCGGAGCCTCGTCGACGCATCTGGATCCAAACCCGCTCGCATCCAAACCTGCAAACCCCAAACCACCCGGACCAATCGCCAGCGGCGCCCCGGTCCCAGTCAAACCCCCGGTTCCAGCCCCGGCTCCGGCCCTGAGGAGAAGCCCTGTTAACCAGAACCCCTCggaccctcctcttcctccacg GCCTTCAAGCGCCAAGCTCCTCCCCCTTCGCCCTCCGCCAATCAAATCCAGCCCTGGGCGACCGCCGCCTCCGTCCGTCCACTCCACCTCCTCAGCCAACcaggcccctcctcctcctcaacctcctcctccttcgggagccactccccctctctctgagtCATCAGCCGGCCAAaccacgccccctcctcctcctactacTCCTCCTGCAATGGCCAATCAGCTGCAGGCTCAAAGGATCTCAAAGAGAGGACCCCCTCTGCCCCCCCGACCCAAACCTGGACATCCTCTCTTTAACAGCTACGCg aaacaggaagtcctGATCGTCCTGGACGACGCGCTGCCGTCCATCAGAAAGAGTCCAACCACCGTTGCCCCTCTCATCAGCCAATCACTGTGTCTCCTGGACTCGGACACACAGCCGAAGCCGGTCCCAGATGACCTGGAGAGCCCGTTCAAACCCGCTCTGGAGGATCTAGACCCGTCGGAGTCTCAG TCCATCCTGCCGGCGCAGCCTCCAGAACAGAAGTTACAGCCGGAGCCGCCTCCCGTCAG CGGCCCACGCTGCACCGCCCTGTTCGACTacgagggcgaggaggaggacgagctcACCTTCTGCCAGGGCGACGTCATCGCCCTGCTCGAGCTCGTGGGGCAGGagtgggggcggggccagaTCCACGGGCGGGTGGGGATATTCCCTCTGAGCTTCACCAAGGTGGCGGAGCCGCTGCCGTCGGCGGGGGAGGCGACGAAAGCGGCGCCCACGGACGCGATGATTGACGGCACCG GTCCAAAGACATCGCAGGACTCTgag acAGAGGAGTGGGCTGTGGCTCTTTTCGACTTCCCCGGGCAGACCGCAGAGGACCTGTCCTTCCACAAGGGGGCGCTGATCCGAGTGACCGAGCACGTCGACGgcgagtggaggagggggaagctagaggggagggaggggatttACCCCGCCGCCTTCACACAGCCACACcagg ACCAGCCCATCCCAGAGCAGCAGTCGACGGGTAAAGGCGTGGCCAAGGCCGTGTTCAACTTCGCGTCAGAGAGCGAGGACGAGCTCacactgaag atcaGCTGA
- the LOC118283519 gene encoding SH3 domain-containing protein 19 isoform X2 encodes MAEARSEEDEENLRDAREQVVRRQPSSSAGRPDRRKPEHRHSHGPLSSIRAAIKRTSTRSTSLSETSRERDRERERDRERERRRPEITILSAEPLASTSWFPGASGGFPPPPPPAAQIWGPTIPPSVQPPPSYEEVIREKTQEQVLLPPPPPPPPSSSSSSSSSSSSSRRISTTTIATQTDPGSTPDPLDLQVTGPVRPPRPPLPYPPVSLHTDDITASQSTLTPLYSVGLETNTEPEADAHTCAHAQCCDLLTELCSPFTAADSAAPPTTASSHARLERPRPRPRSKLGIRPIGRSEVKVQTLVKLREDGLATLAARTAADTAANNQEVSQGKYLQELLEAFSADDWGFPDRHSDSSGHSQSESGSEVEEEDMATLKARIQAFEQQQQVADGSCGDGDNRDFVVTKRPEPRPRPRLQGQPAKSTPPVVAPKPKNFSQAPKPSSKGFWEDVGEDTSPSEDQKPEPEPPALKPSPAVEPHPLKTPDKPAVAPKPQSAAETAPPSVSVPVPAPRPPPPNVTRSLSDAPNPKPPPRPPVAPRAGTGAAPPEKSTAAGRTTLTLPPRTSVEVGSGAQDAENQTDVNADSDPSDALVVVPVKVGSVRPGIPTKPAALTSSRRASAPNLAPKPTGASSTHLDPNPLASKPANPKPPGPIASGAPVPVKPPVPAPAPALRRSPVNQNPSDPPLPPRPSSAKLLPLRPPPIKSSPGRPPPPSVHSTSSANQAPPPPQPPPPSGATPPLSESSAGQTTPPPPPTTPPAMANQLQAQRISKRGPPLPPRPKPGHPLFNSYAKQEVLIVLDDALPSIRKSPTTVAPLISQSLCLLDSDTQPKPVPDDLESPFKPALEDLDPSESQSILPAQPPEQKLQPEPPPVSGPRCTALFDYEGEEEDELTFCQGDVIALLELVGQEWGRGQIHGRVGIFPLSFTKVAEPLPSAGEATKAAPTDAMIDGTGPKTSQDSETEEWAVALFDFPGQTAEDLSFHKGALIRVTEHVDGEWRRGKLEGREGIYPAAFTQPHQDQPIPEQQSTGKGVAKAVFNFASESEDELTLKVGDIITQVEVVDEQWILGVVGGRRGIVPKNYISLL; translated from the exons ATGGCCGAGGCCCGGtccgaggaggacgaggagaaccTGCGGGACGCCCGGGAGCAGGTGGTCCGACGGCAGCCGAGCAGCTCCGCAG GTCGTCCTGACAGACGTAAGCCTGAGCATCGTCACAG ccACGGTCCTCTCTCGTCCATCAGAGCGGCCATCAAGAGAA cctccACCAGGTCGACTTCGCTCTCGGAAACGTCCAGAGAGCGAGACAGGGAgcgagagcgagacagagagcgagaaagGAG GCGCCCGGAGATCACCATCCTGTCCGCAGAGCCGCTGGCCTCCACCTCCTGGTTCCCGGGGGCCTCTGGAGGGTTCCCGCCGCCCCCTCCGCCTGCCGCACAGATCTGGGGCCCCACCATCCCTCCGTCCGTACAG ccGCCTCCGTCCTACGAGGAGGTGATCAGGGAGAAGACACAGGAGCAGGTTCTCCtgccgccacctcctcctcctcctccttcctcctcctcctcctcctcgtcttcctcgtcctcgtcgcgTCGGATTTCCACGACAACCATCGCCACGCAGACTGACCCCGGATCAACTCCGGATCCCCTCGACCTGCAGG tgacgggACCAGTGAGACCGCCGCGACCGCCTCTCCCCTACCCTCCCGTGTCGTTgcacactgatgacatcaccgcCAGCCAATCAACACTCACCCCCCTGTACAGTGTCGGCCTGGAAACGAACACGGAGCCCGAGGCGGACGCACACAcctgcgcacacgcacagtgtTGTGACCTTCTCACTGAACTCTGTTCACCTTTTACCGCCGCGGACTCGGCCGCTCCACCTACAACTGCTTCTTCCCACGCGCGGTTGGAGCGTCCGAGACCACGCCCTCGTTCCAAGCTCGGCATCCGGCCAATCGGCCGCAgcgaggtcaaagttcagacTTTGGTGAAGCTGCGCGAAGACGGTTTGGCCACGCTCGCCGCCCGCACGGCAGCCGACACCGCCGCCAACAACCAGGAAGTGAGTCAGGGCAAGTACCTGCAGGAGCTGCTTGAGGCTTTCAGCGCCGACGACTGGGGCTTCCCTGATCGCCACAGCGACAGCAGCGGgcacagccaatcagagagcggGAGCGAGGTCGAGGAAGAGGACATGGCGACGCTGAAAGCAAGGATACAAGCCttcgagcagcagcagcaagtggCTGATGGGAGCTGTGGCGACGGTGACAACAGAGACTTTGTCGTCACAAAGAGACCTGAACCCAGGCCCCGCCCCCGTCTCCAGGGGCAACCAGCAAAATCTACCCCTCCCGTTGTCGCCCCGAAGCCCAAAAACTTCTCACAGGCCCCCAAACCGTCCAGCAAGGGATTCTGGGAAGACGTTGGCGAAGACACATCCCCGTCTGAGGACCagaaacctgaaccagaacctccTGCCCTGAAACCCTCCCCGGCTGTGGAACCCCACCCCCTCAAAACCCCCGACAAACCCGCAGTCGCACCCAAACCCCAGTCCGCCGCAGAGACAGCCCCCCCCAGCGTCTCCGTCCCCGTCCCCGCCCCCAGGCCCCCTCCGCCAAACGTCACCCGCTCCCTGAGCGACGCTCCCAACCCCAAACCCCCGCCCAGACCTCCGGTGGCCCCCCGGGCCGGCACGGGAGCAGCACCCCCAGAGAAGAGCACCGCGGCCGGGCGCACCACCCTGACTCTTCCCCCGAGAACCTCGGTGGAGGTCGGCAGCGGAGCCCAGGACGCCGAGAACCAGACGG ACGTGAACGCGGATTCTGATCCATCTGACGCTCTGGTTGTTGTTCCAGTGAAAGTAGGAAGTGTTCGTCCGGGCATCCCGACCAAACCGGCAGCGCTGACCTCATCGCGCAGAGCCAGCG CACCAAACCTGGCACCCAAACCTACCGGAGCCTCGTCGACGCATCTGGATCCAAACCCGCTCGCATCCAAACCTGCAAACCCCAAACCACCCGGACCAATCGCCAGCGGCGCCCCGGTCCCAGTCAAACCCCCGGTTCCAGCCCCGGCTCCGGCCCTGAGGAGAAGCCCTGTTAACCAGAACCCCTCggaccctcctcttcctccacg GCCTTCAAGCGCCAAGCTCCTCCCCCTTCGCCCTCCGCCAATCAAATCCAGCCCTGGGCGACCGCCGCCTCCGTCCGTCCACTCCACCTCCTCAGCCAACcaggcccctcctcctcctcaacctcctcctccttcgggagccactccccctctctctgagtCATCAGCCGGCCAAaccacgccccctcctcctcctactacTCCTCCTGCAATGGCCAATCAGCTGCAGGCTCAAAGGATCTCAAAGAGAGGACCCCCTCTGCCCCCCCGACCCAAACCTGGACATCCTCTCTTTAACAGCTACGCg aaacaggaagtcctGATCGTCCTGGACGACGCGCTGCCGTCCATCAGAAAGAGTCCAACCACCGTTGCCCCTCTCATCAGCCAATCACTGTGTCTCCTGGACTCGGACACACAGCCGAAGCCGGTCCCAGATGACCTGGAGAGCCCGTTCAAACCCGCTCTGGAGGATCTAGACCCGTCGGAGTCTCAG TCCATCCTGCCGGCGCAGCCTCCAGAACAGAAGTTACAGCCGGAGCCGCCTCCCGTCAG CGGCCCACGCTGCACCGCCCTGTTCGACTacgagggcgaggaggaggacgagctcACCTTCTGCCAGGGCGACGTCATCGCCCTGCTCGAGCTCGTGGGGCAGGagtgggggcggggccagaTCCACGGGCGGGTGGGGATATTCCCTCTGAGCTTCACCAAGGTGGCGGAGCCGCTGCCGTCGGCGGGGGAGGCGACGAAAGCGGCGCCCACGGACGCGATGATTGACGGCACCG GTCCAAAGACATCGCAGGACTCTgag acAGAGGAGTGGGCTGTGGCTCTTTTCGACTTCCCCGGGCAGACCGCAGAGGACCTGTCCTTCCACAAGGGGGCGCTGATCCGAGTGACCGAGCACGTCGACGgcgagtggaggagggggaagctagaggggagggaggggatttACCCCGCCGCCTTCACACAGCCACACcagg ACCAGCCCATCCCAGAGCAGCAGTCGACGGGTAAAGGCGTGGCCAAGGCCGTGTTCAACTTCGCGTCAGAGAGCGAGGACGAGCTCacactgaag GTCGGTGACATCATAAcacaggtggaggtggtggacgaGCAGTGGATTCTGGGAGTTGTGGGCGGGAGACGTGGGATTGTTCCCAAAAACTACATTTCTCTTCTCTGA
- the LOC118283519 gene encoding SH3 domain-containing protein 19 isoform X1: MAEARSEEDEENLRDAREQVVRRQPSSSAGRPDRRKPEHRHSHGPLSSIRAAIKRTSTRSTSLSETSRERDRERERDRERERRRPEITILSAEPLASTSWFPGASGGFPPPPPPAAQIWGPTIPPSVQPPPSYEEVIREKTQEQVLLPPPPPPPPSSSSSSSSSSSSSRRISTTTIATQTDPGSTPDPLDLQVTGPVRPPRPPLPYPPVSLHTDDITASQSTLTPLYSVGLETNTEPEADAHTCAHAQCCDLLTELCSPFTAADSAAPPTTASSHARLERPRPRPRSKLGIRPIGRSEVKVQTLVKLREDGLATLAARTAADTAANNQEVSQGKYLQELLEAFSADDWGFPDRHSDSSGHSQSESGSEVEEEDMATLKARIQAFEQQQQVADGSCGDGDNRDFVVTKRPEPRPRPRLQGQPAKSTPPVVAPKPKNFSQAPKPSSKGFWEDVGEDTSPSEDQKPEPEPPALKPSPAVEPHPLKTPDKPAVAPKPQSAAETAPPSVSVPVPAPRPPPPNVTRSLSDAPNPKPPPRPPVAPRAGTGAAPPEKSTAAGRTTLTLPPRTSVEVGSGAQDAENQTADVNADSDPSDALVVVPVKVGSVRPGIPTKPAALTSSRRASAPNLAPKPTGASSTHLDPNPLASKPANPKPPGPIASGAPVPVKPPVPAPAPALRRSPVNQNPSDPPLPPRPSSAKLLPLRPPPIKSSPGRPPPPSVHSTSSANQAPPPPQPPPPSGATPPLSESSAGQTTPPPPPTTPPAMANQLQAQRISKRGPPLPPRPKPGHPLFNSYAKQEVLIVLDDALPSIRKSPTTVAPLISQSLCLLDSDTQPKPVPDDLESPFKPALEDLDPSESQSILPAQPPEQKLQPEPPPVSGPRCTALFDYEGEEEDELTFCQGDVIALLELVGQEWGRGQIHGRVGIFPLSFTKVAEPLPSAGEATKAAPTDAMIDGTGPKTSQDSETEEWAVALFDFPGQTAEDLSFHKGALIRVTEHVDGEWRRGKLEGREGIYPAAFTQPHQDQPIPEQQSTGKGVAKAVFNFASESEDELTLKVGDIITQVEVVDEQWILGVVGGRRGIVPKNYISLL; encoded by the exons ATGGCCGAGGCCCGGtccgaggaggacgaggagaaccTGCGGGACGCCCGGGAGCAGGTGGTCCGACGGCAGCCGAGCAGCTCCGCAG GTCGTCCTGACAGACGTAAGCCTGAGCATCGTCACAG ccACGGTCCTCTCTCGTCCATCAGAGCGGCCATCAAGAGAA cctccACCAGGTCGACTTCGCTCTCGGAAACGTCCAGAGAGCGAGACAGGGAgcgagagcgagacagagagcgagaaagGAG GCGCCCGGAGATCACCATCCTGTCCGCAGAGCCGCTGGCCTCCACCTCCTGGTTCCCGGGGGCCTCTGGAGGGTTCCCGCCGCCCCCTCCGCCTGCCGCACAGATCTGGGGCCCCACCATCCCTCCGTCCGTACAG ccGCCTCCGTCCTACGAGGAGGTGATCAGGGAGAAGACACAGGAGCAGGTTCTCCtgccgccacctcctcctcctcctccttcctcctcctcctcctcctcgtcttcctcgtcctcgtcgcgTCGGATTTCCACGACAACCATCGCCACGCAGACTGACCCCGGATCAACTCCGGATCCCCTCGACCTGCAGG tgacgggACCAGTGAGACCGCCGCGACCGCCTCTCCCCTACCCTCCCGTGTCGTTgcacactgatgacatcaccgcCAGCCAATCAACACTCACCCCCCTGTACAGTGTCGGCCTGGAAACGAACACGGAGCCCGAGGCGGACGCACACAcctgcgcacacgcacagtgtTGTGACCTTCTCACTGAACTCTGTTCACCTTTTACCGCCGCGGACTCGGCCGCTCCACCTACAACTGCTTCTTCCCACGCGCGGTTGGAGCGTCCGAGACCACGCCCTCGTTCCAAGCTCGGCATCCGGCCAATCGGCCGCAgcgaggtcaaagttcagacTTTGGTGAAGCTGCGCGAAGACGGTTTGGCCACGCTCGCCGCCCGCACGGCAGCCGACACCGCCGCCAACAACCAGGAAGTGAGTCAGGGCAAGTACCTGCAGGAGCTGCTTGAGGCTTTCAGCGCCGACGACTGGGGCTTCCCTGATCGCCACAGCGACAGCAGCGGgcacagccaatcagagagcggGAGCGAGGTCGAGGAAGAGGACATGGCGACGCTGAAAGCAAGGATACAAGCCttcgagcagcagcagcaagtggCTGATGGGAGCTGTGGCGACGGTGACAACAGAGACTTTGTCGTCACAAAGAGACCTGAACCCAGGCCCCGCCCCCGTCTCCAGGGGCAACCAGCAAAATCTACCCCTCCCGTTGTCGCCCCGAAGCCCAAAAACTTCTCACAGGCCCCCAAACCGTCCAGCAAGGGATTCTGGGAAGACGTTGGCGAAGACACATCCCCGTCTGAGGACCagaaacctgaaccagaacctccTGCCCTGAAACCCTCCCCGGCTGTGGAACCCCACCCCCTCAAAACCCCCGACAAACCCGCAGTCGCACCCAAACCCCAGTCCGCCGCAGAGACAGCCCCCCCCAGCGTCTCCGTCCCCGTCCCCGCCCCCAGGCCCCCTCCGCCAAACGTCACCCGCTCCCTGAGCGACGCTCCCAACCCCAAACCCCCGCCCAGACCTCCGGTGGCCCCCCGGGCCGGCACGGGAGCAGCACCCCCAGAGAAGAGCACCGCGGCCGGGCGCACCACCCTGACTCTTCCCCCGAGAACCTCGGTGGAGGTCGGCAGCGGAGCCCAGGACGCCGAGAACCAGACGG CAGACGTGAACGCGGATTCTGATCCATCTGACGCTCTGGTTGTTGTTCCAGTGAAAGTAGGAAGTGTTCGTCCGGGCATCCCGACCAAACCGGCAGCGCTGACCTCATCGCGCAGAGCCAGCG CACCAAACCTGGCACCCAAACCTACCGGAGCCTCGTCGACGCATCTGGATCCAAACCCGCTCGCATCCAAACCTGCAAACCCCAAACCACCCGGACCAATCGCCAGCGGCGCCCCGGTCCCAGTCAAACCCCCGGTTCCAGCCCCGGCTCCGGCCCTGAGGAGAAGCCCTGTTAACCAGAACCCCTCggaccctcctcttcctccacg GCCTTCAAGCGCCAAGCTCCTCCCCCTTCGCCCTCCGCCAATCAAATCCAGCCCTGGGCGACCGCCGCCTCCGTCCGTCCACTCCACCTCCTCAGCCAACcaggcccctcctcctcctcaacctcctcctccttcgggagccactccccctctctctgagtCATCAGCCGGCCAAaccacgccccctcctcctcctactacTCCTCCTGCAATGGCCAATCAGCTGCAGGCTCAAAGGATCTCAAAGAGAGGACCCCCTCTGCCCCCCCGACCCAAACCTGGACATCCTCTCTTTAACAGCTACGCg aaacaggaagtcctGATCGTCCTGGACGACGCGCTGCCGTCCATCAGAAAGAGTCCAACCACCGTTGCCCCTCTCATCAGCCAATCACTGTGTCTCCTGGACTCGGACACACAGCCGAAGCCGGTCCCAGATGACCTGGAGAGCCCGTTCAAACCCGCTCTGGAGGATCTAGACCCGTCGGAGTCTCAG TCCATCCTGCCGGCGCAGCCTCCAGAACAGAAGTTACAGCCGGAGCCGCCTCCCGTCAG CGGCCCACGCTGCACCGCCCTGTTCGACTacgagggcgaggaggaggacgagctcACCTTCTGCCAGGGCGACGTCATCGCCCTGCTCGAGCTCGTGGGGCAGGagtgggggcggggccagaTCCACGGGCGGGTGGGGATATTCCCTCTGAGCTTCACCAAGGTGGCGGAGCCGCTGCCGTCGGCGGGGGAGGCGACGAAAGCGGCGCCCACGGACGCGATGATTGACGGCACCG GTCCAAAGACATCGCAGGACTCTgag acAGAGGAGTGGGCTGTGGCTCTTTTCGACTTCCCCGGGCAGACCGCAGAGGACCTGTCCTTCCACAAGGGGGCGCTGATCCGAGTGACCGAGCACGTCGACGgcgagtggaggagggggaagctagaggggagggaggggatttACCCCGCCGCCTTCACACAGCCACACcagg ACCAGCCCATCCCAGAGCAGCAGTCGACGGGTAAAGGCGTGGCCAAGGCCGTGTTCAACTTCGCGTCAGAGAGCGAGGACGAGCTCacactgaag GTCGGTGACATCATAAcacaggtggaggtggtggacgaGCAGTGGATTCTGGGAGTTGTGGGCGGGAGACGTGGGATTGTTCCCAAAAACTACATTTCTCTTCTCTGA